One window from the genome of Danaus plexippus chromosome 3 unlocalized genomic scaffold, MEX_DaPlex mxdp_30, whole genome shotgun sequence encodes:
- the LOC116769442 gene encoding protein ECT2 isoform X2 gives MPTMLALVEQLRSYLGGGCSPTPMVYVNESCLDCERIREACERLGTVAVVRSPDALPSLQQPPSPAAYLVTAPFDGDLFDAAHKAKYRVLGPTAVLQLAERDEPSPANSRPLYSLAMRGAVICFSGFRQKDELTYLITLIHYMGGSIRKDMSSKVTHLIAASATGDKYRYAAGFGLPVLARSWVDACWERRDNPACIATDEAFIKEHKLRVFAGARVCFVGFPEDETQHMAEVLASNGGTTCALDHPDCTHVVMANGETFGRSLVLSPHLNTPNNSAKPSRSPPNRSQTTPKSSLYRRLSARLSGRRASTNEPNEENTRDYREKSLQDMRDSIRNSISDRKDRSHSEDISIHNVEKSYLDDMCPNIHDKSSCHVELRKHKSSDKENKYVSQIIQGSGKNNSKDKREVFRNKSINVFNMVDCLTETGSLRSSLTKSLCDLDPKDEPGFALPAAGDKELQQSNTTISSGKKRSRNSTDSNFQISIIDGNNLSPDKCEDLNWKSIKRLKIKDSFKFKTRPTIFKKTKKESVSKASGDITVEPVSPESMKPTDPAGEFVASTSSPIREYDNASVSSLNISKQSGFFDISFASIRSSKTVKSASKLRRSVKSFTASFRSERKKKYEKRAERNTVEVDPSHLPPELKNVSTPKRDLDDIHFDISPVQVDTVDSTDMRTPVTNNQDVDELDDSSVFKTPHSVWLRAHRHSPCGGPETSSRGGPVPRPSPAPSPRRTEPRPETTPTRDARALSQCHGLSLPVVDEHNTVLAPECSPRVHVVKAEWFWASVQNEEAQDEREYLFKDYLEEASARWSTIGVAGSASGTSGSCTAAASSGEEAGPVATGTPAALQRLRKRKLRGGDAALHKRRSSVGDAVLLSLSGNLLDCTTSPDGKQLLEESEVPDNVVRKLMSPRQQVFMELLQTESNYVGILHTIVNMFKQPLEEMAEDDCSNGKNQSLLNNTELKIIFGNLPPIYELHQRMLEDLRSAQANWSEEVSIGRLVRRYTPDMVKAYPPFVNFFENTKEMLQQCDRENPRFHAFLKICQTKPECGRQSLQELLIRPVQRLPSISLLLDDILKHTHKSNPDHAALVSALAGLREVMSHINEDKRKTEGQLQMFDIYNDIDQCPAHLVSSHRSFVSRCEVVELSKELSGRGDHLVLFLFTDTMEVCKKRSKAFNTKSPTNGTGTMRIGSSKPYRHISLMPLSTVKRVVDIREAEDCHNVFALMCRSNQELKEKLYSFMITDETVDKTHFLRQLCRQMANTVCKADADKFLACLESHQLDIDTSDLALSTLSKVSKFAARTRIKLEALAGLGGWLRAEPGPALIDTWVLRAHLLAQVGRALSFNKTPSKLKRAMSSMIPPLGSTSNLTPASQLAQMRLASCNNINEMGTSGSGGGEAAVLVAPLSVQPTRKATGAAAALRRF, from the exons ATGCCAACCATGCTAGCGTTGGTAGAACAACTGCGGTCATACCTCGGTGGAGGAT GCTCGCCGACGCCGATGGTGTACGTGAATGAATCGTGCTTGGACTGCGAAAGAATACGGGAGGCCTGCGAGCGACTCGGAACCGTGGCGGTAGTCCGGAGTCCAGACGCTTTGCCCTCGCTCCAGCAGCCTCCATCTCCCGCAGCTTATCTTGTGACCGCGCCGTTTGACGGCGATCTCTTCGACGCTGCACACAAAGCGAAATATAG GGTACTGGGTCCAACGGCGGTGCTACAGCTTGCTGAGCGAGATGAGCCCTCGCCGGCCAACTCGCGGCCGCTATACTCGCTTGCGATGCGAGGGGCTGTTATATGCTTCTCGGGATTTCGACAAAAAGATGAACTT ACGTACCTGATAACGTTGATACATTATATGGGCGGTTCTATACGTAAAGACATGTCTAGTAAAGTGACGCACCTCATAGCCGCTTCGGCCACTGGTGATAAGTATCGCTATGCGGCCGGGTTCGGGCTGCCGGTGTTGGCGAGGTCGTGGGTCGACGCCTGCTGGGAGAGGCGAGACAACCCCGCCTGCATCGCCACCGATGAGGCCTTCATC AAAGAACACAAGCTGAGGGTGTTCGCGGGTGCTCGCGTTTGTTTCGTCGGCTTCCCTGAGGACGAGACACAGCATATGGCGGAGGTGCTCGCGAGTAACGGTGGTACCACCTGCGCCCTCGACCACCCAGACTGTACACACGTT GTAATGGCCAATGGGGAGACTTTCGGTCGTTCGCTTGTCCTATCACCTCACCTGAACACTCCCAATAATTCCGCAAAGCCTTCCCGCTCTCCACCGAACCGTTCCCAAACCACTCCAAAGAGCTCACTCTACCGTAGGCTATCGGCACGACTCTCGGGCCGCCGCGCTAGTACGAACGAACCCAACGAAGAAAATACTCGAGACTATAGAGAAAAGAGCTTACAAGATATGAGAGACAGTATTAGAAACAGTATTAGTGATAGGAAGGATAGATCTCACTCTGAAGATATCAGTATTCATAACGTAGAGAAATCATATTTAGATGATATGTGTCCCAACATCCACGATAAGAGTAGTTGCCACGTTGAACTGCGTAAGCACAAGAGTAgcgataaagaaaataaatatgtatcccAAATAATACAAGGCAGTGgaaaaaataacagtaaagATAAAAGAGAAGTGTTCAGAAATAAGTCTATCAACGTTTTCAACATGGTAGATTGTCTCACAGAGACAGGTTCTCTGAGATCATCTCTTACCAAGAGTCTTTGTGATCTGGATCCTAAAGACGAACCGGGATTTGCCTTACCAGCTGCGGGCGATAAGGAACTGCAGCAGTCCAATACAACAATATCCTCTGGTAAAAAAAGAAGTCGAAACTCTACTGATTCCAATTTCCAAATAAGCATTATTGACGGCAACAACCTGTCTCCGGACAAATGTGAAGACTTAAATTGGAAGTCTATAAAAAGGTTGAAAATTAAAGattcattcaaatttaaaacaagacCCACTATATTCAAAAAGACGAAAAAAGAATCAGTGTCGAAAGCATCCGGGGATATTACTGTAGAGCCCGTAAGTCCAGAGAGCATGAAGCCAACAGATCCGGCGGGGGAATTCGTCGCCTCTACATCATCTCCTATTCGAGAATACGATAATGCTTCTGTGTCTTCACTAAACATAAGCAAACAATCTGGATTTTTCGACATATCCTTCGCCTCTATAAGAAGCTCCAAAACCGTAAAGTCCGCATCAAAATTGCGAAGAAGCGTAAAATCATTTACAGCTTCCTTCAGAAGcgaaagaaaaaagaaatatgaaaaaagagCTGAGAGGAACACAGTGGAAGTAGATCCCAGTCACCTGCCGCCCGAGCTCAAAAACGTTTCAACACCAAAGAGAGATCTCGACGACATACACTTCGATATATCTCCCGTGCAAGTAGACACAGTGGACAGCACAGACATGAGAACGCCGGTAACAAACAACCAGGACGTAGACGAGCTGGACGATTCTAGTGTTTTTAAAACGCCGCATAGCGTCTGGCTCCGGGCCCACCGGCACTCCCCGTGCGGTGGTCCGGAGACCAGCTCGCGCGGCGGCCCCGTCCCCCGCCCCTCCCCCGCGCCGTCTCCGCGCCGCACCGAGCCTCGCCCCGAGACGACCCCCACTCGAGACGCTCGTGCCTTGTCTCAATGCCATGGACTATCGCTGCCG gtGGTGGACGAGCATAATACAGTATTAGCACCAGAATGTTCCCCGCGAGTCCACGTCGTCAAGGCGGAGTGGTTCTGGGCGTCGGTACAAAACGAAGAAGCTCAAGATGAGAGAGAATATCTTTTCAAAGac TACTTAGAAGAGGCGTCTGCACGATGGTCGACGATCGGTGTCGCGGGGAGTGCGAGTGGTACTAGTGGATCGTGTACCGCTGCGGCGTCGTCAGGAGAGGAGGCGGGACCGGTAGCGACTGGCACGCCGGCAGCGCTGCAACGTCTCCGTAAGCGCAAACTACGAGGAGGCGATGCTGCGCTACATAAACGACGATCCTCGGTCGGTGATGCCGTTCTGCTCAGCCTGTCCGGGAATCTACTGGACTGCACGACCTCTCCTGACGGGAAACAGTTGCTCGAAG AATCAGAAGTACCCGATAATGTGGTGCGAAAATTAATGTCACCCCGACAACAAGTCTTTATGGAATTGCTTCAGACGGAGTCAAATTACGTGGGGATTTTACACACTATAGTTAAC ATGTTTAAACAACCTTTAGAAGAAATGGCCGAAGATGACTGTAGTAATGGGAAAAATCAGTCGCTGCTCAATAACAcagaacttaaaattatttttggaaatttaCCCCCTATTTATGAATTACACCA ACGTATGTTGGAGGACCTTCGTTCGGCGCAGGCCAACTGGAGTGAGGAGGTGAGCATCGGTCGCCTCGTCAGGAGGTACACACCCGATATGGTAAAGGCCTACCCTCCGTTCGTCAACTTCTTCGAGAACACTAAAGAGATGCTGCAACAGTGCGATCGTGAGAACCCAAG ATTTCATGCATTCCTGAAAATCTGTCAGACGAAACCTGAATGCGGTCGACAGAGTTTGCAGGAACTTTTAATACGGCCAGTGCAGCGGTTACCGAGCATAAGTCTACTGTTGGACG ATATTCTGAAGCACACTCATAAGAGTAATCCGGACCACGCGGCGCTGGTGTCAGCGCTGGCGGGGCTGAGGGAGGTCATGTCGCACATCAACGAGGACAAGCGGAAGACGGAGGGACAACTACAGATGTTTGACATCTACAACGATATCGACCAATGCCCG GCTCACCTCGTGTCGTCTCATCGTTCGTTCGTGTCTCGGTGTGAGGTCGTTGAACTGTCAAAGGAACTCTCAGGTCGAGGGGACCATCTTGTGCTCTTCCTCTTCACAGACACGATGGAAGTTTGCAAAAAACGATCTAAG GCTTTTAACACTAAAAGTCCTACAAACGGTACGGGCACGATGCGGATTGGTTCCAGTAAGCCGTACAGACACATCTCGCTCATGCCGCTGAGCACGGTGAAGAGAGTCGTCGATATAAGGGAGGCGGAAG ATTGTCACAACGTGTTCGCACTCATGTGTCGCAGCAACCAGGAGCTGAAGGAGAAGCTGTACTCGTTCATGATCACGGACGAGACGGTCGACAAGACGCACTTCCTCCGACAGCTGTGCCGGCAGATGGCCAACACTGTCTGCAAGGCTGACGCT GATAAATTCCTCGCGTGTCTGGAGTCCCATCAGCTGGACATCGACACGAGTGATCTCGCCTTGAGCACACTCTCCAAAGTCTCCAAATTCGCGGCTCGCACCAGAATAAAG CTGGAGGCGCTGGCGGGACTGGGCGGCTGGCTGCGCGCCGAACCGGGACCAGCCTTGATAGACACATGGGTATTGCGCGCTCACTTACTCGCACAG GTCGGACGAGCTCTGTCCTTCAACAAGACTCCTTCCAAGCTGAAGAGGGCCATGTCGTCTATGATCCCCCCCCTCGGATCGACCTCCAACCTGACGCCGGCCTCACAGCTCGCACAGATGAGACTCGCCAGttgtaataacattaat GAGATGGGTACGAGTGGGTCGGGCGGCGGGGAGGCGGCTGTGCTAGTGGCGCCGCTGTCCGTGCAGCCCACGCGCAAGGCGACGGGCGCCGCCGCCGCTCTCAGGCGCTTCTGA
- the LOC116769442 gene encoding protein ECT2 isoform X6 produces the protein MDEMSKGMSQTGSTPATDKNEEIDGSPTPMVYVNESCLDCERIREACERLGTVAVVRSPDALPSLQQPPSPAAYLVTAPFDGDLFDAAHKAKYRVLGPTAVLQLAERDEPSPANSRPLYSLAMRGAVICFSGFRQKDELTYLITLIHYMGGSIRKDMSSKVTHLIAASATGDKYRYAAGFGLPVLARSWVDACWERRDNPACIATDEAFIKEHKLRVFAGARVCFVGFPEDETQHMAEVLASNGGTTCALDHPDCTHVVVDEHNTVLAPECSPRVHVVKAEWFWASVQNEEAQDEREYLFKDYLEEASARWSTIGVAGSASGTSGSCTAAASSGEEAGPVATGTPAALQRLRKRKLRGGDAALHKRRSSVGDAVLLSLSGNLLDCTTSPDGKQLLEESEVPDNVVRKLMSPRQQVFMELLQTESNYVGILHTIVNMFKQPLEEMAEDDCSNGKNQSLLNNTELKIIFGNLPPIYELHQRMLEDLRSAQANWSEEVSIGRLVRRYTPDMVKAYPPFVNFFENTKEMLQQCDRENPRFHAFLKICQTKPECGRQSLQELLIRPVQRLPSISLLLDDILKHTHKSNPDHAALVSALAGLREVMSHINEDKRKTEGQLQMFDIYNDIDQCPAHLVSSHRSFVSRCEVVELSKELSGRGDHLVLFLFTDTMEVCKKRSKAFNTKSPTNGTGTMRIGSSKPYRHISLMPLSTVKRVVDIREAEDCHNVFALMCRSNQELKEKLYSFMITDETVDKTHFLRQLCRQMANTVCKADADKFLACLESHQLDIDTSDLALSTLSKVSKFAARTRIKVGRALSFNKTPSKLKRAMSSMIPPLGSTSNLTPASQLAQMRLASCNNINEMGTSGSGGGEAAVLVAPLSVQPTRKATGAAAALRRF, from the exons ATGGACGAAATGTCTAAGGGCATGTCACAAACAGGAAGCACCCCTGCAACTGACAAAAATGAAGAGATTGACG GCTCGCCGACGCCGATGGTGTACGTGAATGAATCGTGCTTGGACTGCGAAAGAATACGGGAGGCCTGCGAGCGACTCGGAACCGTGGCGGTAGTCCGGAGTCCAGACGCTTTGCCCTCGCTCCAGCAGCCTCCATCTCCCGCAGCTTATCTTGTGACCGCGCCGTTTGACGGCGATCTCTTCGACGCTGCACACAAAGCGAAATATAG GGTACTGGGTCCAACGGCGGTGCTACAGCTTGCTGAGCGAGATGAGCCCTCGCCGGCCAACTCGCGGCCGCTATACTCGCTTGCGATGCGAGGGGCTGTTATATGCTTCTCGGGATTTCGACAAAAAGATGAACTT ACGTACCTGATAACGTTGATACATTATATGGGCGGTTCTATACGTAAAGACATGTCTAGTAAAGTGACGCACCTCATAGCCGCTTCGGCCACTGGTGATAAGTATCGCTATGCGGCCGGGTTCGGGCTGCCGGTGTTGGCGAGGTCGTGGGTCGACGCCTGCTGGGAGAGGCGAGACAACCCCGCCTGCATCGCCACCGATGAGGCCTTCATC AAAGAACACAAGCTGAGGGTGTTCGCGGGTGCTCGCGTTTGTTTCGTCGGCTTCCCTGAGGACGAGACACAGCATATGGCGGAGGTGCTCGCGAGTAACGGTGGTACCACCTGCGCCCTCGACCACCCAGACTGTACACACGTT gtGGTGGACGAGCATAATACAGTATTAGCACCAGAATGTTCCCCGCGAGTCCACGTCGTCAAGGCGGAGTGGTTCTGGGCGTCGGTACAAAACGAAGAAGCTCAAGATGAGAGAGAATATCTTTTCAAAGac TACTTAGAAGAGGCGTCTGCACGATGGTCGACGATCGGTGTCGCGGGGAGTGCGAGTGGTACTAGTGGATCGTGTACCGCTGCGGCGTCGTCAGGAGAGGAGGCGGGACCGGTAGCGACTGGCACGCCGGCAGCGCTGCAACGTCTCCGTAAGCGCAAACTACGAGGAGGCGATGCTGCGCTACATAAACGACGATCCTCGGTCGGTGATGCCGTTCTGCTCAGCCTGTCCGGGAATCTACTGGACTGCACGACCTCTCCTGACGGGAAACAGTTGCTCGAAG AATCAGAAGTACCCGATAATGTGGTGCGAAAATTAATGTCACCCCGACAACAAGTCTTTATGGAATTGCTTCAGACGGAGTCAAATTACGTGGGGATTTTACACACTATAGTTAAC ATGTTTAAACAACCTTTAGAAGAAATGGCCGAAGATGACTGTAGTAATGGGAAAAATCAGTCGCTGCTCAATAACAcagaacttaaaattatttttggaaatttaCCCCCTATTTATGAATTACACCA ACGTATGTTGGAGGACCTTCGTTCGGCGCAGGCCAACTGGAGTGAGGAGGTGAGCATCGGTCGCCTCGTCAGGAGGTACACACCCGATATGGTAAAGGCCTACCCTCCGTTCGTCAACTTCTTCGAGAACACTAAAGAGATGCTGCAACAGTGCGATCGTGAGAACCCAAG ATTTCATGCATTCCTGAAAATCTGTCAGACGAAACCTGAATGCGGTCGACAGAGTTTGCAGGAACTTTTAATACGGCCAGTGCAGCGGTTACCGAGCATAAGTCTACTGTTGGACG ATATTCTGAAGCACACTCATAAGAGTAATCCGGACCACGCGGCGCTGGTGTCAGCGCTGGCGGGGCTGAGGGAGGTCATGTCGCACATCAACGAGGACAAGCGGAAGACGGAGGGACAACTACAGATGTTTGACATCTACAACGATATCGACCAATGCCCG GCTCACCTCGTGTCGTCTCATCGTTCGTTCGTGTCTCGGTGTGAGGTCGTTGAACTGTCAAAGGAACTCTCAGGTCGAGGGGACCATCTTGTGCTCTTCCTCTTCACAGACACGATGGAAGTTTGCAAAAAACGATCTAAG GCTTTTAACACTAAAAGTCCTACAAACGGTACGGGCACGATGCGGATTGGTTCCAGTAAGCCGTACAGACACATCTCGCTCATGCCGCTGAGCACGGTGAAGAGAGTCGTCGATATAAGGGAGGCGGAAG ATTGTCACAACGTGTTCGCACTCATGTGTCGCAGCAACCAGGAGCTGAAGGAGAAGCTGTACTCGTTCATGATCACGGACGAGACGGTCGACAAGACGCACTTCCTCCGACAGCTGTGCCGGCAGATGGCCAACACTGTCTGCAAGGCTGACGCT GATAAATTCCTCGCGTGTCTGGAGTCCCATCAGCTGGACATCGACACGAGTGATCTCGCCTTGAGCACACTCTCCAAAGTCTCCAAATTCGCGGCTCGCACCAGAATAAAG GTCGGACGAGCTCTGTCCTTCAACAAGACTCCTTCCAAGCTGAAGAGGGCCATGTCGTCTATGATCCCCCCCCTCGGATCGACCTCCAACCTGACGCCGGCCTCACAGCTCGCACAGATGAGACTCGCCAGttgtaataacattaat GAGATGGGTACGAGTGGGTCGGGCGGCGGGGAGGCGGCTGTGCTAGTGGCGCCGCTGTCCGTGCAGCCCACGCGCAAGGCGACGGGCGCCGCCGCCGCTCTCAGGCGCTTCTGA
- the LOC116769442 gene encoding protein ECT2 isoform X4: MDEMSKGMSQTGSTPATDKNEEIDGSPTPMVYVNESCLDCERIREACERLGTVAVVRSPDALPSLQQPPSPAAYLVTAPFDGDLFDAAHKAKYRVLGPTAVLQLAERDEPSPANSRPLYSLAMRGAVICFSGFRQKDELTYLITLIHYMGGSIRKDMSSKVTHLIAASATGDKYRYAAGFGLPVLARSWVDACWERRDNPACIATDEAFIKEHKLRVFAGARVCFVGFPEDETQHMAEVLASNGGTTCALDHPDCTHVVMANGETFGRSLVLSPHLNTPNNSAKPSRSPPNRSQTTPKSSLYRRLSARLSGRRASTNEPNEENTRDYREKSLQDMRDSIRNSISDRKDRSHSEDISIHNVEKSYLDDMCPNIHDKSSCHVELRKHKSSDKENKYVSQIIQGSGKNNSKDKREVFRNKSINVFNMVDCLTETGSLRSSLTKSLCDLDPKDEPGFALPAAGDKELQQSNTTISSGKKRSRNSTDSNFQISIIDGNNLSPDKCEDLNWKSIKRLKIKDSFKFKTRPTIFKKTKKESVSKASGDITVEPVSPESMKPTDPAGEFVASTSSPIREYDNASVSSLNISKQSGFFDISFASIRSSKTVKSASKLRRSVKSFTASFRSERKKKYEKRAERNTVEVDPSHLPPELKNVSTPKRDLDDIHFDISPVQVDTVDSTDMRTPVTNNQDVDELDDSSVFKTPHSVWLRAHRHSPCGGPETSSRGGPVPRPSPAPSPRRTEPRPETTPTRDARALSQCHGLSLPVVDEHNTVLAPECSPRVHVVKAEWFWASVQNEEAQDEREYLFKDYLEEASARWSTIGVAGSASGTSGSCTAAASSGEEAGPVATGTPAALQRLRKRKLRGGDAALHKRRSSVGDAVLLSLSGNLLDCTTSPDGKQLLEESEVPDNVVRKLMSPRQQVFMELLQTESNYVGILHTIVNMFKQPLEEMAEDDCSNGKNQSLLNNTELKIIFGNLPPIYELHQRMLEDLRSAQANWSEEVSIGRLVRRYTPDMVKAYPPFVNFFENTKEMLQQCDRENPRFHAFLKICQTKPECGRQSLQELLIRPVQRLPSISLLLDDILKHTHKSNPDHAALVSALAGLREVMSHINEDKRKTEGQLQMFDIYNDIDQCPAHLVSSHRSFVSRCEVVELSKELSGRGDHLVLFLFTDTMEVCKKRSKAFNTKSPTNGTGTMRIGSSKPYRHISLMPLSTVKRVVDIREAEDCHNVFALMCRSNQELKEKLYSFMITDETVDKTHFLRQLCRQMANTVCKADADKFLACLESHQLDIDTSDLALSTLSKVSKFAARTRIKVGRALSFNKTPSKLKRAMSSMIPPLGSTSNLTPASQLAQMRLASCNNINEMGTSGSGGGEAAVLVAPLSVQPTRKATGAAAALRRF, from the exons ATGGACGAAATGTCTAAGGGCATGTCACAAACAGGAAGCACCCCTGCAACTGACAAAAATGAAGAGATTGACG GCTCGCCGACGCCGATGGTGTACGTGAATGAATCGTGCTTGGACTGCGAAAGAATACGGGAGGCCTGCGAGCGACTCGGAACCGTGGCGGTAGTCCGGAGTCCAGACGCTTTGCCCTCGCTCCAGCAGCCTCCATCTCCCGCAGCTTATCTTGTGACCGCGCCGTTTGACGGCGATCTCTTCGACGCTGCACACAAAGCGAAATATAG GGTACTGGGTCCAACGGCGGTGCTACAGCTTGCTGAGCGAGATGAGCCCTCGCCGGCCAACTCGCGGCCGCTATACTCGCTTGCGATGCGAGGGGCTGTTATATGCTTCTCGGGATTTCGACAAAAAGATGAACTT ACGTACCTGATAACGTTGATACATTATATGGGCGGTTCTATACGTAAAGACATGTCTAGTAAAGTGACGCACCTCATAGCCGCTTCGGCCACTGGTGATAAGTATCGCTATGCGGCCGGGTTCGGGCTGCCGGTGTTGGCGAGGTCGTGGGTCGACGCCTGCTGGGAGAGGCGAGACAACCCCGCCTGCATCGCCACCGATGAGGCCTTCATC AAAGAACACAAGCTGAGGGTGTTCGCGGGTGCTCGCGTTTGTTTCGTCGGCTTCCCTGAGGACGAGACACAGCATATGGCGGAGGTGCTCGCGAGTAACGGTGGTACCACCTGCGCCCTCGACCACCCAGACTGTACACACGTT GTAATGGCCAATGGGGAGACTTTCGGTCGTTCGCTTGTCCTATCACCTCACCTGAACACTCCCAATAATTCCGCAAAGCCTTCCCGCTCTCCACCGAACCGTTCCCAAACCACTCCAAAGAGCTCACTCTACCGTAGGCTATCGGCACGACTCTCGGGCCGCCGCGCTAGTACGAACGAACCCAACGAAGAAAATACTCGAGACTATAGAGAAAAGAGCTTACAAGATATGAGAGACAGTATTAGAAACAGTATTAGTGATAGGAAGGATAGATCTCACTCTGAAGATATCAGTATTCATAACGTAGAGAAATCATATTTAGATGATATGTGTCCCAACATCCACGATAAGAGTAGTTGCCACGTTGAACTGCGTAAGCACAAGAGTAgcgataaagaaaataaatatgtatcccAAATAATACAAGGCAGTGgaaaaaataacagtaaagATAAAAGAGAAGTGTTCAGAAATAAGTCTATCAACGTTTTCAACATGGTAGATTGTCTCACAGAGACAGGTTCTCTGAGATCATCTCTTACCAAGAGTCTTTGTGATCTGGATCCTAAAGACGAACCGGGATTTGCCTTACCAGCTGCGGGCGATAAGGAACTGCAGCAGTCCAATACAACAATATCCTCTGGTAAAAAAAGAAGTCGAAACTCTACTGATTCCAATTTCCAAATAAGCATTATTGACGGCAACAACCTGTCTCCGGACAAATGTGAAGACTTAAATTGGAAGTCTATAAAAAGGTTGAAAATTAAAGattcattcaaatttaaaacaagacCCACTATATTCAAAAAGACGAAAAAAGAATCAGTGTCGAAAGCATCCGGGGATATTACTGTAGAGCCCGTAAGTCCAGAGAGCATGAAGCCAACAGATCCGGCGGGGGAATTCGTCGCCTCTACATCATCTCCTATTCGAGAATACGATAATGCTTCTGTGTCTTCACTAAACATAAGCAAACAATCTGGATTTTTCGACATATCCTTCGCCTCTATAAGAAGCTCCAAAACCGTAAAGTCCGCATCAAAATTGCGAAGAAGCGTAAAATCATTTACAGCTTCCTTCAGAAGcgaaagaaaaaagaaatatgaaaaaagagCTGAGAGGAACACAGTGGAAGTAGATCCCAGTCACCTGCCGCCCGAGCTCAAAAACGTTTCAACACCAAAGAGAGATCTCGACGACATACACTTCGATATATCTCCCGTGCAAGTAGACACAGTGGACAGCACAGACATGAGAACGCCGGTAACAAACAACCAGGACGTAGACGAGCTGGACGATTCTAGTGTTTTTAAAACGCCGCATAGCGTCTGGCTCCGGGCCCACCGGCACTCCCCGTGCGGTGGTCCGGAGACCAGCTCGCGCGGCGGCCCCGTCCCCCGCCCCTCCCCCGCGCCGTCTCCGCGCCGCACCGAGCCTCGCCCCGAGACGACCCCCACTCGAGACGCTCGTGCCTTGTCTCAATGCCATGGACTATCGCTGCCG gtGGTGGACGAGCATAATACAGTATTAGCACCAGAATGTTCCCCGCGAGTCCACGTCGTCAAGGCGGAGTGGTTCTGGGCGTCGGTACAAAACGAAGAAGCTCAAGATGAGAGAGAATATCTTTTCAAAGac TACTTAGAAGAGGCGTCTGCACGATGGTCGACGATCGGTGTCGCGGGGAGTGCGAGTGGTACTAGTGGATCGTGTACCGCTGCGGCGTCGTCAGGAGAGGAGGCGGGACCGGTAGCGACTGGCACGCCGGCAGCGCTGCAACGTCTCCGTAAGCGCAAACTACGAGGAGGCGATGCTGCGCTACATAAACGACGATCCTCGGTCGGTGATGCCGTTCTGCTCAGCCTGTCCGGGAATCTACTGGACTGCACGACCTCTCCTGACGGGAAACAGTTGCTCGAAG AATCAGAAGTACCCGATAATGTGGTGCGAAAATTAATGTCACCCCGACAACAAGTCTTTATGGAATTGCTTCAGACGGAGTCAAATTACGTGGGGATTTTACACACTATAGTTAAC ATGTTTAAACAACCTTTAGAAGAAATGGCCGAAGATGACTGTAGTAATGGGAAAAATCAGTCGCTGCTCAATAACAcagaacttaaaattatttttggaaatttaCCCCCTATTTATGAATTACACCA ACGTATGTTGGAGGACCTTCGTTCGGCGCAGGCCAACTGGAGTGAGGAGGTGAGCATCGGTCGCCTCGTCAGGAGGTACACACCCGATATGGTAAAGGCCTACCCTCCGTTCGTCAACTTCTTCGAGAACACTAAAGAGATGCTGCAACAGTGCGATCGTGAGAACCCAAG ATTTCATGCATTCCTGAAAATCTGTCAGACGAAACCTGAATGCGGTCGACAGAGTTTGCAGGAACTTTTAATACGGCCAGTGCAGCGGTTACCGAGCATAAGTCTACTGTTGGACG ATATTCTGAAGCACACTCATAAGAGTAATCCGGACCACGCGGCGCTGGTGTCAGCGCTGGCGGGGCTGAGGGAGGTCATGTCGCACATCAACGAGGACAAGCGGAAGACGGAGGGACAACTACAGATGTTTGACATCTACAACGATATCGACCAATGCCCG GCTCACCTCGTGTCGTCTCATCGTTCGTTCGTGTCTCGGTGTGAGGTCGTTGAACTGTCAAAGGAACTCTCAGGTCGAGGGGACCATCTTGTGCTCTTCCTCTTCACAGACACGATGGAAGTTTGCAAAAAACGATCTAAG GCTTTTAACACTAAAAGTCCTACAAACGGTACGGGCACGATGCGGATTGGTTCCAGTAAGCCGTACAGACACATCTCGCTCATGCCGCTGAGCACGGTGAAGAGAGTCGTCGATATAAGGGAGGCGGAAG ATTGTCACAACGTGTTCGCACTCATGTGTCGCAGCAACCAGGAGCTGAAGGAGAAGCTGTACTCGTTCATGATCACGGACGAGACGGTCGACAAGACGCACTTCCTCCGACAGCTGTGCCGGCAGATGGCCAACACTGTCTGCAAGGCTGACGCT GATAAATTCCTCGCGTGTCTGGAGTCCCATCAGCTGGACATCGACACGAGTGATCTCGCCTTGAGCACACTCTCCAAAGTCTCCAAATTCGCGGCTCGCACCAGAATAAAG GTCGGACGAGCTCTGTCCTTCAACAAGACTCCTTCCAAGCTGAAGAGGGCCATGTCGTCTATGATCCCCCCCCTCGGATCGACCTCCAACCTGACGCCGGCCTCACAGCTCGCACAGATGAGACTCGCCAGttgtaataacattaat GAGATGGGTACGAGTGGGTCGGGCGGCGGGGAGGCGGCTGTGCTAGTGGCGCCGCTGTCCGTGCAGCCCACGCGCAAGGCGACGGGCGCCGCCGCCGCTCTCAGGCGCTTCTGA